From a region of the Lactuca sativa cultivar Salinas chromosome 4, Lsat_Salinas_v11, whole genome shotgun sequence genome:
- the LOC111876624 gene encoding UDP-N-acetylglucosamine transporter ROCK1, which translates to MASTKSKTSNSKNYSENSGVNTRVWFYSLLLTIQYGAQPLISKRCIGREVIVTSSVLACEIVKVICAVCLMAKDGSLKRAMKEWTLIGSLTASGLPAAIYALQNSLLQISYRNLDSLTFSMLNQTKLIFTAFFTYIILRQKQSIQQIGALFILILAAVLLSIGEGSRKSYGSDNRDEIVVYGIVPVLIASVLSGLASALCQWASQVKKHSSYLMTVEMSIVGSLCLLASISKSPDGEAMRQHGFFHGWTPLTLIPVFVNAVGGILVGLVTSYAGGVRKGFVIVSALLVTALLQFVFDGKPPSMYCLLALPLVMTSISIYQKYPYQIKKKEA; encoded by the exons ATGGCGTCGACCAAATCGAAAACCTCGAATTCAAAGAATTATTCGGAGAACTCAGGTGTTAACACAAGAGTATGGTTCTATTCGTTGTTGCTTACAATTCAATATGGTGCTCAGCCTCTGATCTCCAAACGCTGCATCGG GAGAGAAGTAATTGTGACTTCATCTGTTTTGGCATGTGAGATAGTAAAG GTTATTTGTGCAGTGTGTCTCATGGCAAAAGATGGAAGTCTAAAAAGAGCAATGAAGGAATGGACTTTGATTGGGTCATTAACTGCATCAGGATTACCTGCAGCTATCTATGCACTACAAAACAGTCTGTTACAGATTTCCTACAGAAACCTTGATTCTCTCACTTTTTCAATGTTAAACCAGACAAAATTAATTTTCACAGCATTCTTCACATATATCATATTAAG ACAGAAGCAATCTATTCAACAAATTGGTGCCCTGTTCATACTTATTTTAGCAGCTGTTCTTTTAAGCATTGGAGAAGGATCTAGAAAAAGCTATGGAAGTGATAATCGTGATGAAATTGTTGTTTATGGAATTGTTCCAGTTTTGATTGCTTCTGTACTTTCGGGTCTTGCTTCTGCTTTGTGCCAATGGGCATCTCAG GTTAAGAAACACTCATCATACTTGATGACAGTAGAAATGTCAATAGTTGGGAGTCTTTGTTTGTTGGCAAGTATTTCCAAGTCTCCAGATGGTGAAGCAATGAGACAACATGGGTTCTTCCATGGGTGGACCCCACTTACCTTG ATCCCTGTTTTTGTGAATGCTGTTGGTGGGATTCTTGTGGGCCTTGTGACATCATATGCTGGTGGTGTACGAAAG GGTTTTGTGATAGTCTCTGCTCTCCTTGTTACTGCTTTGTTGCAATTTGTGTTTGATGGAAAACCACCTTCAATGTATTGTCTTTTGGCTCTTCCACTTGTGATGACCAGCATTTCAATATACCAAAAGTACCCCTACCAAATCAAAAAGAAGGAAGCCTAG